Proteins encoded by one window of Bacteroidota bacterium:
- a CDS encoding FAD-binding oxidoreductase, giving the protein MDLHSGMPLWLINSGLPATYPKLRDSIKTEVVVIGGGISGALAAHFLMEEGIPCVLVDGRTIGFGSTCSSTSLLQYELDIPLHELAEQIGMDKAQKAYTLCSLAIDTLERISTEINFPHFEKTNSLYFAANKKDVTFIKKEFEARKNAGFNVQLLDVAKIKNSFDFKAPMAILSEQGATTDAYLFTHALLQYNINKGLSVFDKTTVEKIKYTKNSVQLITDKGFNISAKYIVNATGYEIKEFIKKGIVQLHSTFAFASEQIQSPFPVWKNKTLLWNTADPYLYMRLTNDNRVIVGGRDEIFSNSGRRDKMIDKKTRLLKNDFSKLFPKIDIIPEYSWAGTFGSTKDALPYIGTYAKTPHTFYALGFGGNGITFSVIAAEIIRDMIKKKPNGNSALFAFDR; this is encoded by the coding sequence ATGGACCTTCATTCCGGAATGCCTTTATGGTTGATAAACAGCGGACTACCCGCCACATACCCTAAATTAAGGGATTCCATTAAAACGGAAGTGGTAGTTATTGGTGGAGGAATATCAGGAGCATTAGCGGCGCATTTTTTAATGGAAGAAGGGATACCATGCGTTCTTGTTGATGGAAGAACAATAGGGTTTGGAAGCACCTGCAGCAGTACCTCCTTATTACAATACGAACTTGACATTCCCTTACATGAGCTTGCTGAACAAATTGGTATGGATAAGGCACAAAAAGCCTATACTTTATGTTCTCTGGCTATTGATACGCTGGAACGCATATCAACGGAAATTAACTTCCCACATTTTGAAAAAACCAATAGTTTATATTTTGCAGCGAATAAAAAAGATGTAACATTTATTAAAAAGGAATTTGAAGCAAGAAAAAACGCAGGGTTTAATGTCCAACTTTTAGATGTTGCTAAAATAAAAAATAGTTTCGATTTTAAGGCACCAATGGCAATTTTGTCGGAACAAGGTGCAACTACCGATGCATATTTATTTACACATGCATTACTTCAATATAATATTAATAAAGGATTATCCGTATTTGATAAAACCACAGTGGAAAAGATAAAATACACAAAAAATTCAGTCCAATTAATTACAGATAAAGGGTTTAATATTTCCGCTAAATACATTGTAAATGCCACGGGTTATGAAATAAAAGAATTTATTAAAAAGGGAATCGTACAATTACATTCCACCTTCGCATTCGCATCCGAACAAATACAATCACCATTTCCAGTCTGGAAAAACAAAACATTATTATGGAATACTGCCGATCCGTATTTATATATGCGATTGACAAACGATAATAGGGTGATTGTTGGTGGTAGAGATGAAATATTTTCTAATTCCGGTAGAAGGGATAAAATGATAGACAAAAAGACCAGGTTATTAAAAAATGATTTTTCTAAATTATTTCCCAAAATAGATATTATTCCTGAATACAGCTGGGCAGGAACATTTGGATCAACAAAAGATGCTCTTCCCTATATCGGTACCTATGCTAAAACTCCTCATACCTTTTATGCACTGGGTTTTGGCGGAAATGGAATTACCTTCAGCGTGATAGCAGCAGAAATTATTCGAGATATGATAAAGAAAAAACCGAATGGTAATAGTGCATTGTTTGCGTTTGACAGATGA
- a CDS encoding T9SS type A sorting domain-containing protein: MNKITTPFAICLMAILFSNSMSAQTWGFGQIGHWAQDVAVAPDGNIWAVGYGGDDPGLMDVTPNYVVKLNSDGEKQWGMTPAGLPWLYVTAMNALPTADGGAVIYGATDSYAPGLYKVDGDGNVLWENSAFIGTYYMYGGQAVQLTDGRIITGGLTDFYHNFYEFDASGNNLSNFTIAPDTTGGWAWSYWEYKETGMVATDDGGFAYATGSGNKKLVYKFDSDLNLEWTGVYDFVLSWEYGYSNSLKTTSDGGLLLSGSGSDILGFYSGTVRKIANDGTLEWVNTYNHGYDWEEGAWALPLGTDNYVVWTQDGGDNSTSGWVTDNSGVETGEITIPIVAAMGISSGMEVFDVENTPDGGYLIAGRQFIEDFSQRFTIIKSNPDGTFDPCIFNCVWPGDANNDGYANATDLFEIGINYGATGNSRDDMTIDWSGKLSAAWMEPDSVYWYILNDLKWTDCDGNGTINDDDTTAVINNLGLDHPLNNLRTEAGDAPLYFAPTDDMLHIGLNEIPIMLGDDMTVVEEIYGIAFTINIESDVIDAASTRVSFDDGWMGNVGETLRLNKNFGDEQLVVNSIVRKDRVNIEGNGQIGTLSIVVVDNITGKTDASESTFSFSDVTAIKINRDLVPVISESRTMEADENTAINESEVSDITLYPNPANDVVYIANNSGETIESIKISDVTGRILIELNNQLNSTTAIDISTLTSGNYFIEINTGSKIESQNLTIF; the protein is encoded by the coding sequence ATGAATAAAATAACTACTCCTTTCGCCATTTGTTTAATGGCAATTCTATTTTCAAACAGTATGAGCGCACAAACCTGGGGCTTTGGACAGATTGGGCATTGGGCTCAGGATGTTGCTGTTGCTCCTGATGGAAATATTTGGGCCGTTGGATACGGTGGTGATGACCCGGGATTAATGGATGTTACTCCAAATTATGTTGTAAAACTCAATAGCGATGGCGAAAAACAATGGGGGATGACTCCGGCGGGGTTACCATGGCTTTATGTTACAGCTATGAATGCTTTACCAACTGCTGATGGCGGTGCGGTTATTTATGGCGCAACAGATTCTTACGCTCCCGGCTTATATAAGGTTGATGGAGACGGAAATGTATTATGGGAAAATTCGGCTTTCATAGGAACTTATTATATGTATGGCGGACAAGCCGTGCAACTAACAGATGGCAGAATTATAACTGGTGGACTAACCGATTTCTATCATAATTTCTATGAATTTGATGCTTCAGGTAATAATCTTTCCAATTTTACAATCGCTCCTGATACTACAGGTGGTTGGGCATGGAGTTACTGGGAATATAAGGAAACAGGAATGGTAGCTACCGACGATGGTGGTTTTGCCTATGCTACAGGAAGTGGAAATAAAAAGCTTGTATATAAATTCGATAGCGATCTTAATTTGGAGTGGACAGGTGTATATGATTTCGTTTTATCCTGGGAATATGGATACAGCAATAGCTTAAAAACAACTTCTGATGGCGGTTTATTATTAAGCGGCTCTGGTTCCGACATTTTGGGATTTTATTCCGGAACTGTTAGAAAAATAGCAAATGACGGAACTTTGGAATGGGTGAATACCTATAATCATGGATACGATTGGGAAGAAGGCGCCTGGGCTTTACCTCTTGGAACGGATAATTATGTTGTTTGGACTCAGGATGGTGGCGATAACAGCACAAGTGGTTGGGTAACCGATAATAGCGGAGTGGAAACAGGTGAGATAACAATTCCAATTGTAGCTGCAATGGGAATATCAAGTGGTATGGAAGTTTTTGATGTGGAAAATACTCCAGATGGTGGTTATTTAATTGCCGGCAGACAATTTATTGAGGATTTCAGTCAGCGTTTCACTATAATAAAATCAAATCCCGATGGCACTTTTGATCCATGTATCTTTAATTGTGTTTGGCCGGGAGATGCAAATAATGATGGTTATGCAAATGCAACCGACTTATTTGAAATTGGAATTAATTACGGAGCAACCGGAAACTCACGAGATGATATGACTATTGATTGGTCAGGAAAACTTTCTGCAGCTTGGATGGAACCGGATTCTGTTTACTGGTATATTTTAAATGATCTAAAATGGACCGATTGCGATGGTAACGGAACAATTAATGATGATGATACCACTGCAGTAATTAATAATTTAGGTCTTGATCACCCATTAAATAATTTGCGCACAGAAGCAGGTGATGCTCCTCTTTATTTTGCACCAACTGACGACATGTTGCATATTGGTTTAAATGAAATTCCAATTATGTTGGGAGATGATATGACCGTGGTAGAAGAAATTTATGGTATCGCATTTACAATTAATATCGAATCGGATGTGATAGATGCTGCAAGCACAAGGGTAAGTTTTGATGATGGCTGGATGGGTAATGTTGGTGAAACTTTGCGCCTTAACAAAAATTTCGGCGACGAACAACTTGTTGTAAACAGTATCGTTAGAAAAGACAGAGTTAATATTGAAGGAAATGGTCAGATAGGAACTTTGAGTATAGTTGTAGTGGATAATATTACCGGCAAAACAGATGCATCTGAAAGCACATTCTCTTTCAGCGATGTAACTGCAATTAAGATCAACCGCGATCTTGTTCCCGTTATTTCCGAATCACGTACAATGGAAGCGGACGAAAATACAGCGATTAACGAAAGTGAAGTTTCTGATATTACGTTATATCCTAATCCTGCAAATGATGTAGTTTATATTGCAAATAATTCAGGGGAAACAATTGAAAGTATTAAAATTTCAGATGTTACCGGTCGTATATTAATTGAATTAAATAATCAATTAAATTCTACAACAGCAATTGATATTTCAACCTTAACCTCAGGAAATTATTTTATAGAAATTAATACAGGTTCAAAAATTGAATCTCAAAATCTTACTATTTTTTAA